The Ochotona princeps isolate mOchPri1 chromosome 1, mOchPri1.hap1, whole genome shotgun sequence genome has a segment encoding these proteins:
- the SCML4 gene encoding sex comb on midleg-like protein 4: protein MNRYDADPSGSPFGHRGSLLPSSSSLYSKRKNSGDSHPEGDPTTAARGPCTSPMSSTVTSTPTLKTPAPSPKRNGASLEGNRRATMTTSPSLDRQDSRRPRSRNPSTWTVEDVVWFVKDADPQALGPHVELFRKHEIDGHALLLLKSDMIMKYLGLKLGPALKLCYHIDKLKQAKF, encoded by the exons ATGAATCGCTATGATGCAGACCCCTCCGGCTCCCCCTTCGGCCACAGGGGCTCCttgctgccctcctcctcctcactctacTCCAAAAGGAAGAACTCTGGAGACAGCCACCCTGAAGGAGACCCCACCACTGCTGCCAGGGGTCCCTGCACCAGTCCCATGTCCTCCACAGTCACCTCTACACCTACACTGAAgactcctgcccccagcccgaAGAGAAACGGGGCCTCGCTGGAAGGGAACAGACGTG CAACGATGACGACGAGCCCCTCTCTGGACAGGCAGGACAGCCGGCGGCCACGGAGCAGGAACCCGTCCACCTGGACGGTAGAGGACGTGGTGTGGTTCGTCAAAGACGCCGACCCACAGGCTCTGGGGCCACACGTGGAGCTCTTCAGAAAGCAT GAGATTGACGGCCACGCCCTGTTGCTGCTGAAGAGTGACATGATCATGAAGTACTTGGGCCTGAagctggggcctgccctcaaactCTGCTACCACATCGACAAGCTGAAGCAAGCCAAGTTCTGA